The Carassius gibelio isolate Cgi1373 ecotype wild population from Czech Republic chromosome B5, carGib1.2-hapl.c, whole genome shotgun sequence genome segment TCCATGCAGTATAATGGGCTTCTGGGTGAACATTCCCCACATTATCCTTTGAATAAGAAGAGGGCATCTAATGCATTAGGTTCTGTGAGGTTGAATCCTGAGTCTGATGTTTATAAGTAAACACTATAAGTACACTTGTGTCTGCTTTTTAATCCCCATGTCAAAGTGCAAACTATGTCCAAACTTTTGTAACTGCTTTGTCTTTAGACAACAGATAAactcagtgtttgtgtgtatattcaAGTGTCTTTGTTCACATTTAATGTTCAGTTGTAATCAGCTCTAAATTTAAACAAAACCGGTtgacaattgtaatgtgttaaaGACTCAAAGGTTttgctttaatgcatttttacataaaaatgcaaatttttaaTCAATTCTGTTATTTAGTAGAGAGTTGTCATAAAACGCAAGCTGGGGCCAAAATGTGCTTTTATGATATCTTGACTCTCAGTCTGACAATGAATGACCATCATGCTATTCTACTTTTATGTCATAAAaagtacatacagtatgtaaaatCTAAGGTGTGCTGAGTAGATTCAATAGCGCAATATCCTTATGCCTAATTTTCTGACCTAAAAAAAGCTAAAGTAAATGCAGACATAGGTCAAACCCAATGTTAAACTCATTTCCATGAGAACGTACCATCTGTTGACCTCATTCAAACTTGACCAAAAGGTTTTCcttacagtacattaaaataaCTAAGAGAACAAAAAATCACTAAAAACATGTTTAACACCAACACACTAAAAATATCTAATGCAGCGCAAATGTTTTCAGTATTGATaccaaaaaatgtttcttgagcacctacTGTagtcagcattttagaatgatttttgaaggatcatgtgatagaaaaAAATAGAGTAATTCCACCAAAAGAATAAATGAAATTCTTAAATAAACTGaagagaaaacagctattttaaatagaaataactTGTAACAAAATCACTGTTTTCACTTtatttatgatgaaatttatgaacaaaaaatacttttaaaaacatttaaaaatttgctAGCTAGCTAGttgttatttattcaatttttataaatatttattaacaatttcaaatattattttccaGAAGAAAAAGTAGTCGGCCTGATGGCAGGAGACTCACCTGAAACTAAGTTGATCAAATATCATAACAAATATAAATTGAAGACCCTTTTCCCTACAAAAGAATGTCTTTTTTTAAACCGAATGCTAAATTGTTAAGGACTGAATGTTAATATACATAATTTAGTAAATATTAGTGAAGACAGAGGTTTGTGCATGAAGGCCGTGTGAATGGATTCAGAGAAAGCAGCTGTTCAAAAGCCGATAATTTTTTTTCCAGGCAAAACAGGTGCACACTTCATGAAGCACGTATTTCATAATTTTGTGTGGCCGATGTCACTAATAGAGAAGGTTTAAAAGCAGACAAGTGTTCAGCAAACTTACTCAAGTCAAAATGTTCACCCTCATCCTAGCATCAGTGCTCATCGCTAGCGGTAAGAAGTCTGCACACCTGAACAGATCTTAGAGGCCTGCAACATAACAATTACAGATATTGTTCTATTATATATGCACCTGATGTAAATTCTGAATTTATTCTGAATTTCTACTGCAGCCTTTGGGTGTGGAAAACCACCCATTGAGCCTCTCATCTCTCGTGTGGTCAATGGAGAGGAAGCCAGACCCCACAGCTGGCCCTGGCAGGTTTGTACCACCGCACCATTTTGTAAGCCTTTATTTCTCATTCTTTTTCACCCTTGAAAACCCTGCAACTCTTTCTGTCGAATTTCTGCTTTCCAAACTTTGTCATCACACTCATTTCCTTTCTTcatcacatttatgcatttggcaatCACTTTTATACAAAGCAGTTTACATCATTCAAAGTTTAGATTTCATAGATTAATGCATTCCACTGGACTCAAACCCATGGTAATTTTCCATGGCAATCAACTCTATGATCAAATTCATGATCTTGGTGTTGCCAGTACAATGCTCCACTATTTGAGCAGTCTATATAAGTTCAGCATGTATCTGTATGCTTAATGAACTTTTTGTGTGTCCCATTATCAGATCTCTTTGCAGTATCTCAGCGGTAGCTCATGGCGTCACACTTGTGGAGGATCTATCATTGCTGAAAACTGGGTGATGACTGCTGCTCACTGCATCAGGTATAATTGTCCAATCTATTGTTCATCTTACATATTAATCTTTGGTTGGTACAGAGTTCAATTAAACAGCACTAACAACATGAATTCATTTTTAACTGTGTTCAGGGTTGTAAACTTGACATTAATAGATTTCCACTGGATTTTAAACTTGAACCATCATGCATTGTCTGTCCTGTAGTTCTGGGCGCGACTACAGGGTGCATGTTGGTAAGCATGACCTGTCAGTGTCTGAGGACGGCTCCAAGACCATCAGTGCACAGACGATCATTGTGCATGAGAAATGGAACTCCATGTCTGTGTCTCTTGGGTATGTATTCTACTTTGGAGAACTTTACATAATtatgtcatatttaattttagGCCTAACTAACAGTTAACAGGAAGGTAAACATGTCTTGTCAATACGTTGGTTAAAtccatgcattttaaatttgaaataattaattagGCTTTTATGGAATTCTGGACCACTTTACTGTAAAATCGACCAATTTCTGTATGATACTTTTTTGCAGACCAAttgttttaaaactgtaataaaatattttttttttcaccatgttTTTAACATAATGTTGGCACAGCTATTTTTAGCTTGAACGTGAAAAGCTTTCAGAGTGTTTATTGCTTCCAGTTACTGTAGCTGGAAAAATGGAGCCCTGTTGTTTGTTTTCATAGTTTacttcattataataataaaaaataataataattttgttgagCAAATAATACTACCATTTACTGCACATTATTTTTCTTCTAGGTATATGCCTGAAGCAATAATAGATTTTAAGTCTCACTCATTCACAGGAAATAGCTCGAAAAATATGTTGGATTATAAAACAATGTGATTTTATAAAACTCAAATCAGTTTTACTTTATTGTACAGTCAGTTTGTCATTTTCACCCTGTCAGGTTTATGTTGAGGGTATAAAcacagtaagtgtaaacaacagCTGTCACTTGTGATCTTGTGCTCATTCAGAAACGACATTGCCCTGATCAAGTTGTCTGAGCCTGTGACACTGAGTGACACTGTTCAGCTGGGCTGTGTTCCTCCTGCGGGCTCCATCCTTGAAAACAACTACCCCTGCTATATTTCAGGCTGGGGAAGACTCTCCAGTAAGTGCTTGTGCACACAACACatgacatatactgtatataaacagaGTCGTAACATTTTTAGTGTATAAGAAACCTGATT includes the following:
- the ela3l gene encoding elastase 3 like; amino-acid sequence: MFTLILASVLIASAFGCGKPPIEPLISRVVNGEEARPHSWPWQISLQYLSGSSWRHTCGGSIIAENWVMTAAHCISSGRDYRVHVGKHDLSVSEDGSKTISAQTIIVHEKWNSMSVSLGNDIALIKLSEPVTLSDTVQLGCVPPAGSILENNYPCYISGWGRLSTGGPLPDRLQQALMPAVDHATCSRSDWWGSTVKETMVCAGGDGIVAGCNGDSGGPLNCKNSDDVWEVHGIASFVSGFGCDTVKKPTVFTRVSAFNDWIDKVMMNN